The segment CTGCTGCAGCCCCACGTAGCGCGGTTCGCTCATTTTCAAGCGCGACGGCAGGTTGACCCACAGCTGCAGAATTTCCAGCGGGCCGCCTTCGCGCAGAAACTCCTCCGGTGAAATTTCCGCATGCACGATGCCGCTGCCAGCGGTCATCCACTGCACGCCGCCCGCATTGATCACGCTTTGATGCTTGGCGCTATCGGCGTGGGCCAATGAGCCTTCCAAGATAAAGGTGACCGTTTCAAAGCCGCGGTGCGGGTGCGGGCCAAACGGCAGGCCACTGTTATTGGCCGGATACTTCTGTGGGCCGTGATGGTTAAGAAACAGAAACGGATCGAGCTGCTCAAGCTGCGGCCCCGGCAGCGGCCGCCGGGTAACTAAATCGCCGATATCATCGCGCTGGGCCGGGTGCTGGGCAATCACGCGACGTGCTGTTTGGTTAGTATCTAATGGCATCACTGACTCCTTATCAATACCGCCCAGCGTAAAACCTACGGCAGCAGATGAGGAGCGAATAATTTGCCCTGTTTCATTGAAGGAAATTGTTATTAAACGTCTCTGCCGTTTCCTCAGAACTCGGTCACCACCGTCACCCCCGCCCCTTCAAACTTATCCATGTTCATCAGCGCATCAATGGACTGCTCAAGGCTAATCCGTTTGCCGATCAGCTTTTCAGGCGCTAGCTTTCCAGACTCGATCATCGCCAGCATGGCGTCGTAACGGTAGGCCTGCATGCCGTGACTACCCAGTATTTCAAGCTCGTTGGCGATTACCTTGCTCATGGGAATGGCGGGCGTGCTGTTCTCGGCCAACATCAGCCCAACCTGGACATGCTTGCCCCGTTTACGCAGGTTACTGATGGAGTTAAAGCAAGTTGTCGGGTGCCCCAGCGCATCCAGCGATACGTGAGCGCCTCCCCGGGTTATTTCCGCCACCGCTTCCACCACATTGGCTACCTTAGCGGCATTCACGGTGGCAACAGCGCCCAATTGACGGGCCAGATTCAGCGCGTCTTCCGAAATATCAATGGCGACAACGTTAGCGCCAATCGCATTGGCAATCATCACCGCCGATAGACCTACACCGCCACAGCCGTGGACAGCCACCCACTGGCCTGCCGATGTTTTGCCTTGATCGACCACCGCCCGAAATGAAGTAACGAAACGACACCCCAAGCTGGCCGCCGTCGCAAAATCGAGCGTCTCGGGTAGTGCGACTAAATTGACGTCTGCGTAGTGAATACTCACATACTCGGCAAATGAGCCCCAGTGAGTGAAGCCGGGCTGAAACTGGCTATCGCACACCTGATGATTGCCGGAGTGGCACTCGGGGCAAGTACCGCAACCGCCAACGAATGGAACAGTGACGCGGTCACCAATACGCCACTTTTTTACGTCTTTGCCCACGGCTTCGACCACACCGGAAAGCTCATGCCCCGGCACATGGGGAAGCTGGATATCGGTATCATGACCCATCCAGCCATGCCAATCGCTTCGGCAAACCCCGTTTGCCATCACCTTCACAACGACCCCATGCGCCTCAGGCGTAGGGTCAGCTAATTGCTGGAT is part of the Halomonas alkaliantarctica genome and harbors:
- a CDS encoding pirin family protein produces the protein MPLDTNQTARRVIAQHPAQRDDIGDLVTRRPLPGPQLEQLDPFLFLNHHGPQKYPANNSGLPFGPHPHRGFETVTFILEGSLAHADSAKHQSVINAGGVQWMTAGSGIVHAEISPEEFLREGGPLEILQLWVNLPSRLKMSEPRYVGLQQESIPAIELPGGGELNLIAGEWQGSVGPVDSLTGVFMSTLRVPAGSHEQLPVTPGRQVFLYVVSGEVEVGGEPVQPHHLIEVDRYGNSLDIEAGSDARLLFGHGDVIDEPIYSHGPFVMTTREEIVQAVEDYQNGKFGGLTL
- a CDS encoding zinc-dependent alcohol dehydrogenase family protein, which produces MKAVVFEQFSAPLRIQQLADPTPEAHGVVVKVMANGVCRSDWHGWMGHDTDIQLPHVPGHELSGVVEAVGKDVKKWRIGDRVTVPFVGGCGTCPECHSGNHQVCDSQFQPGFTHWGSFAEYVSIHYADVNLVALPETLDFATAASLGCRFVTSFRAVVDQGKTSAGQWVAVHGCGGVGLSAVMIANAIGANVVAIDISEDALNLARQLGAVATVNAAKVANVVEAVAEITRGGAHVSLDALGHPTTCFNSISNLRKRGKHVQVGLMLAENSTPAIPMSKVIANELEILGSHGMQAYRYDAMLAMIESGKLAPEKLIGKRISLEQSIDALMNMDKFEGAGVTVVTEF